In one Shewanella loihica PV-4 genomic region, the following are encoded:
- the surA gene encoding peptidylprolyl isomerase SurA codes for MKPCKQLIFALLTLAMSHGAMAENVPLDRVTVQINEGIVLESEIVNMLKTVKANAKAAGQSLPSDKALRTQVIERLIVTRLQLQMADRIGLHIGDLQLDQTIENIAKEQKMTPEMMREKVEAEGMSWSQYREQLREEITLGEIQRIQVQRRIQVSPQEINSLVKLIEEQGMQQVEYQIGHILIEVPNSPNSEQLEAASSRANAVLKRLQDNADFKQTAIASSSGPKALEGGIWDYMNVNEMPTLFAELLVGAKTGDIIGPVRSGAGFHIIKVMDARGLQTKEIDEVRSRHILIKPSPILSEERAKAMLDKFAAQLRRGEADFATLARQYSEDPGSAAKGGELGWADPTVYVPAFAQTLGALKINEISEPFRSSHGWHIVQLEERRKTDATDKFNTNRAHQLIFRRKFNEELQNWLDEMRAEAYIEVFDADFNRG; via the coding sequence ATGAAACCCTGTAAACAACTGATTTTTGCTTTACTTACACTGGCGATGAGCCACGGCGCGATGGCCGAGAACGTACCCCTGGATAGGGTGACGGTTCAGATCAACGAAGGCATAGTGCTGGAAAGCGAAATCGTCAACATGTTGAAGACAGTCAAAGCCAACGCAAAAGCCGCCGGCCAGTCATTACCTTCTGACAAGGCGCTGCGCACTCAGGTGATCGAGCGTCTGATCGTGACCCGTCTGCAACTGCAAATGGCCGACCGCATCGGCCTGCATATCGGTGACCTGCAACTGGACCAGACAATCGAGAACATCGCCAAAGAGCAGAAGATGACTCCTGAGATGATGCGCGAAAAGGTCGAGGCCGAAGGCATGAGCTGGAGCCAGTACCGCGAGCAACTGCGCGAAGAGATCACCTTGGGCGAGATCCAGCGTATTCAGGTACAGCGTCGTATCCAGGTCTCTCCACAGGAGATCAACAGCCTGGTTAAGCTAATCGAAGAGCAAGGGATGCAGCAGGTGGAGTACCAGATCGGTCATATCCTGATCGAGGTGCCCAACAGCCCTAACAGCGAACAACTTGAAGCCGCCAGCAGCCGTGCCAATGCCGTGCTCAAGCGCCTACAAGACAATGCCGACTTCAAACAGACCGCCATCGCCTCCTCTTCTGGCCCTAAGGCGCTGGAAGGCGGTATCTGGGATTACATGAACGTCAATGAGATGCCAACCCTGTTCGCCGAGCTTTTAGTCGGTGCCAAGACGGGTGACATCATAGGCCCTGTGCGCAGCGGCGCCGGTTTCCACATCATCAAGGTGATGGATGCCCGCGGCCTGCAGACCAAAGAAATTGACGAAGTACGTTCACGTCATATACTGATCAAGCCGTCGCCTATCCTGTCGGAAGAGCGCGCCAAGGCGATGCTAGACAAGTTTGCGGCCCAGCTAAGACGCGGCGAAGCCGACTTTGCCACCCTGGCCCGTCAATACAGCGAAGACCCAGGTTCGGCGGCCAAGGGCGGCGAACTGGGCTGGGCAGATCCTACCGTCTACGTACCTGCCTTCGCACAAACATTGGGCGCACTGAAGATCAACGAGATCAGTGAGCCATTCCGTTCTAGCCACGGCTGGCACATAGTGCAGCTGGAGGAGAGACGTAAGACGGATGCGACAGATAAATTTAACACTAATCGGGCGCACCAGCTCATCTTCCGCCGCAAGTTTAATGAAGAATTACAAAACTGGCTGGATGAAATGCGAGCAGAGGCTTACATTGAAGTATTCGATGCCGATTTCAATCGAGGTTAA